One Actinomyces respiraculi DNA window includes the following coding sequences:
- a CDS encoding exonuclease domain-containing protein produces the protein MSHSTPRPRSSDSSTGTGTSSPTWVAGPLLGFDTETTGVSPTRDRLVTAALVFRGPLSSDGGRRQQVRTWLADPGVEIPAAAAAVHGITTERARAEGRPAAEVLEEVAGALATTMAQGTPVVAFNASFDLTLMEAELARHGLATLRQRLGGEIAPVLDPLVLDRAVDRWRKGKRRLGDMCAVYGVQVDEALHTAEVDVAATLDVLEAMARVHPQVAGTDLAALQGMQAEAHRAWATSFNQWLTRQGRTPDADPSWPLASNS, from the coding sequence ATGAGCCACAGCACTCCTCGTCCTCGCTCCTCCGACTCCTCCACCGGGACCGGCACCTCCTCCCCCACCTGGGTCGCCGGACCACTGCTGGGCTTCGACACGGAGACCACCGGCGTGAGCCCCACCCGGGACCGTCTCGTGACGGCGGCACTCGTGTTCCGGGGTCCACTAAGTTCCGACGGCGGCCGGCGGCAGCAGGTGCGCACCTGGCTGGCGGACCCCGGCGTCGAGATCCCCGCCGCGGCGGCGGCCGTGCACGGGATCACCACGGAGCGCGCCCGTGCGGAGGGGCGGCCTGCGGCTGAGGTGCTGGAGGAGGTCGCCGGGGCCCTGGCCACGACGATGGCCCAGGGCACGCCGGTGGTCGCCTTCAACGCCTCCTTCGACCTCACGCTCATGGAGGCCGAGCTGGCCCGTCACGGCCTGGCCACCCTGCGCCAGCGTCTGGGCGGTGAGATCGCCCCGGTGCTGGACCCACTCGTCCTGGACCGGGCGGTGGACCGGTGGCGCAAGGGCAAGCGCCGCCTGGGGGACATGTGCGCCGTCTACGGCGTGCAGGTGGACGAGGCACTGCACACGGCGGAGGTGGACGTGGCCGCCACGCTCGACGTCCTCGAGGCGATGGCCCGCGTGCACCCGCAGGTGGCTGGCACGGACCTGGCGGCCCTGCAGGGCATGCAAGCCGAGGCCCACCGCGCCTGGGCCACGTCCTTCAACCAGTGGCTCACCCGCCAGGGCCGCACCCCCGACGCCGACCCCTCCTGGCCCCTGGCCAGCAATAGCTGA
- a CDS encoding GuaB3 family IMP dehydrogenase-related protein — translation MSGEIEIGRSKRARRAYSFDDIALVPARRTRDTQDVRVGWQLDAYHLDLPVMAAPMDSVMSPETAVLVGRLGGVGVLDLEGLWTRYEDPSEAYARIRQAGPGEATRAMQEVYRAPIRPELITARLTQVRQAGVVVAGRLSPAQTQRHWRTVVDAGVDLFVIRGAAVSAEHVSGTVEPLNLKRFIYELDVPVIVGGVTTYTAALHLMRTGAAAVLVGQGGGASSSVRQVLGLHMPMATAVSDVAAARRDFLDESGGRYVHVIADGSVGNSGDVVKAIACGADAVMLGAALARAVEAPGGGYHWGDESHHERLPRGFRSWVGTVGSLEEILNGPSDRADGTLNIVGALRRTLATTGYSDVKELQRVEVVLAPYAATPSR, via the coding sequence ATGAGTGGTGAGATCGAGATCGGACGTTCCAAGCGTGCCCGCCGGGCCTACTCCTTCGACGACATCGCGCTCGTGCCCGCCCGGCGCACCCGTGATACCCAGGATGTGCGCGTCGGCTGGCAGCTCGACGCCTACCACCTCGACCTGCCGGTCATGGCCGCCCCCATGGACTCCGTCATGAGCCCGGAGACCGCCGTCCTCGTCGGTCGGCTCGGCGGCGTCGGCGTGCTCGACCTCGAGGGCCTGTGGACCCGCTACGAGGACCCCTCCGAGGCGTATGCCCGCATCCGCCAGGCCGGCCCCGGCGAGGCCACCCGGGCGATGCAGGAGGTCTACCGGGCCCCGATCCGCCCCGAGCTCATCACCGCCCGCCTCACCCAGGTCCGCCAGGCCGGCGTCGTCGTCGCCGGACGGCTCAGCCCCGCCCAGACGCAGCGCCACTGGCGTACCGTCGTTGATGCCGGCGTCGACCTCTTCGTCATCCGCGGCGCCGCCGTCTCCGCCGAGCACGTCTCGGGCACGGTCGAGCCCCTCAACCTCAAGCGCTTCATCTACGAGCTCGACGTGCCCGTCATCGTCGGCGGCGTCACCACCTACACCGCGGCCCTGCACCTCATGCGCACCGGCGCCGCCGCCGTCCTCGTCGGCCAGGGGGGTGGCGCCTCCTCCTCGGTACGCCAGGTCCTCGGGCTGCACATGCCCATGGCCACCGCCGTGTCCGATGTCGCCGCCGCCCGCCGTGACTTCCTCGACGAGTCCGGGGGCCGCTACGTCCACGTCATCGCCGACGGCTCGGTCGGCAACTCCGGCGACGTCGTCAAAGCGATCGCCTGCGGGGCCGACGCCGTCATGCTCGGCGCCGCCCTCGCCCGCGCCGTCGAGGCGCCCGGCGGCGGCTACCACTGGGGCGACGAGTCCCACCACGAGCGCCTGCCCCGCGGCTTCCGCTCCTGGGTGGGCACGGTCGGCTCCCTCGAGGAGATCCTCAACGGCCCCTCCGACCGCGCCGACGGCACCCTCAACATCGTCGGCGCCCTGCGTCGCACGCTCGCCACGACCGGCTACTCGGACGTCAAGGAGCTCCAGCGCGTCGAGGTGGTCCTGGCCCCTTACGCGGCCACCCCGAGTCGCTGA
- a CDS encoding vWA domain-containing protein — MRHRVHRVLAGSLLTVLTFALLVAGLPAIPLAVSAEEDSEQTALADFGACLSGEGSGSLVILMDQSGSLRDTDPDKGRVQAAHYLISRLTAFTASSGVALDVRVVGFAADYTPAGEWAALDATSGTQLKSQVTAVGDDIHDYDTDYWTALDGARQDLAAHDTSGCRAVAWLSDGAFDLDVRDSSAEKPYAVDQNLASESGVTAAEQAGLMDMCRATGLADQLRSSGITVLGIGLSSPNGEPVDFTLMKRITLGGGTNATHHGVEQCGDVSANVGFFYPVSDLDSLLLAFDSISAPGGTVMSDTVTICQGTVCTPGESTFVLDRSIDAVHILASSDVAGLDAYLYAPGSTEPIIISGATSGTQTSAGVTGEWLTPRTLEADLDAATATSWDGQWRLAFVDTTSSSPGQEAHVNIHLTSPLRLEWQDLSNTTLRQGEDVEARLVLRDKKDGEDIEAGRIVGGVKAQVRATSAAGETHILFETDDPADLEGPVPLTIPQDLALGQATVTTSLTVTTAPATLADGSTVEGTTLSPTEATTAVTINAALDFPVVGTRVDFGLLEEELSTTVDLPVTGPGCVWVDESALTLTGVPADAGDVSVSSSASSKDSCLTVAEGASGTLPLTLTASEHANGAVTGTIGVYIAPAEDYDRAQVVEVSFTGEMLRPLDVGTAWTVFALVLIAGIAIPVGLLYLMKLLTARMPGGTLLWATTVVEVPTDGSHPTIDVPSNQWEMKSVPKGARELVVGPYRFKAVAGASPTASPYVRLVSPEAPSISGSPTSTVKGRALLPLAVRGNWVAVLDQPDSPRHVTLILLASGGSRADDDIARVQQDAADRLASRLALVAPTGTSAPAAEAAPPAAAGFGTADSDAAAPGSVFGSGSDPGAGGVGSSSTFGSFGSFGGSDDAPPPPGEPRSPF; from the coding sequence ATGCGCCACCGTGTGCACCGTGTGCTCGCAGGCAGCCTCCTGACGGTCCTGACCTTCGCTCTCCTCGTCGCCGGACTGCCCGCCATCCCGTTGGCCGTGTCCGCCGAGGAGGACTCCGAGCAGACGGCGCTCGCCGACTTCGGCGCCTGCCTGTCCGGTGAGGGCTCCGGCTCCCTCGTCATCCTCATGGACCAGTCCGGCTCCCTGCGCGACACCGACCCGGACAAGGGCCGTGTCCAGGCGGCCCACTACCTCATCAGTCGGCTGACGGCCTTCACCGCCTCGAGCGGCGTCGCGCTTGACGTGCGTGTCGTCGGATTCGCCGCCGACTACACACCTGCCGGAGAGTGGGCCGCCCTTGACGCCACGAGCGGCACCCAGCTGAAGAGCCAGGTCACCGCCGTCGGAGACGACATCCACGACTACGACACCGACTACTGGACGGCGCTCGACGGCGCCCGCCAGGACCTCGCAGCGCACGACACCTCCGGCTGCCGGGCCGTTGCCTGGCTGTCCGACGGCGCCTTCGACCTTGACGTGCGCGACTCCAGTGCCGAGAAGCCATACGCCGTTGATCAGAACCTGGCGTCCGAGTCGGGTGTCACTGCGGCCGAGCAGGCGGGCTTGATGGACATGTGCCGTGCGACTGGTCTTGCTGACCAGCTCCGTTCCTCCGGCATCACTGTGCTCGGCATCGGTCTGAGCTCGCCGAACGGGGAACCCGTCGACTTCACACTCATGAAGCGCATCACCCTGGGCGGTGGGACCAACGCCACCCATCACGGGGTCGAGCAGTGCGGCGACGTGTCGGCGAACGTCGGCTTCTTCTACCCGGTGTCCGACCTCGACTCCCTCCTGCTGGCCTTCGACTCGATTTCCGCGCCTGGCGGGACCGTCATGTCCGACACTGTGACGATCTGCCAGGGCACGGTGTGCACACCCGGAGAATCGACTTTCGTCCTGGACCGCAGCATCGATGCCGTGCACATCCTGGCCTCCTCCGACGTTGCGGGCCTCGACGCCTACCTCTACGCCCCCGGCTCCACGGAGCCGATCATCATCTCCGGGGCGACCTCAGGCACGCAGACCTCGGCGGGCGTCACCGGCGAGTGGCTGACTCCGCGCACGCTCGAGGCGGACCTTGACGCCGCGACCGCGACCAGTTGGGACGGTCAGTGGCGTCTCGCCTTCGTCGACACGACGTCCTCCTCCCCCGGTCAGGAGGCGCACGTCAATATCCACCTCACCTCGCCCCTCAGGCTCGAGTGGCAGGACCTGTCCAACACGACGCTGCGCCAGGGCGAGGACGTCGAGGCGAGGCTTGTGCTGCGCGACAAGAAGGACGGCGAAGACATCGAAGCCGGCCGGATCGTGGGCGGGGTGAAGGCCCAGGTGCGCGCGACCAGCGCCGCAGGCGAGACCCACATCCTGTTCGAGACCGATGACCCTGCCGATCTCGAGGGACCGGTGCCCCTCACCATCCCCCAGGACCTCGCCCTCGGACAGGCCACGGTGACCACCTCACTGACCGTGACGACGGCACCCGCGACGCTTGCGGACGGCTCGACGGTTGAGGGGACAACACTCTCGCCGACCGAGGCGACGACGGCCGTGACGATCAATGCTGCGCTCGACTTTCCCGTGGTCGGCACACGTGTCGACTTCGGGCTCCTCGAGGAGGAGCTGAGCACCACCGTCGACCTGCCCGTCACCGGACCGGGCTGCGTCTGGGTCGATGAGTCCGCGCTCACCCTCACGGGTGTGCCCGCCGACGCCGGGGACGTCTCGGTCAGCTCGAGCGCCTCGAGCAAGGACTCGTGCCTCACCGTGGCCGAGGGGGCGAGCGGGACCCTCCCGCTCACGCTCACGGCGTCGGAGCACGCCAACGGTGCCGTGACCGGCACGATCGGCGTCTACATCGCCCCGGCCGAGGACTACGACCGCGCCCAGGTCGTCGAGGTCTCCTTCACCGGTGAGATGCTGCGCCCGCTTGACGTCGGCACCGCCTGGACGGTGTTCGCCCTCGTCCTCATCGCGGGCATCGCCATTCCCGTCGGCCTGCTCTACCTCATGAAGCTCCTCACCGCACGGATGCCCGGCGGCACCCTCCTGTGGGCGACCACCGTTGTCGAGGTTCCGACCGACGGCTCTCATCCCACAATCGACGTGCCGAGCAACCAGTGGGAGATGAAGTCAGTCCCCAAGGGGGCTCGCGAACTGGTGGTGGGCCCCTACCGGTTCAAGGCGGTTGCCGGTGCCTCACCCACGGCCTCCCCCTATGTGCGTCTGGTGTCCCCTGAGGCTCCCTCCATCTCGGGGTCTCCGACCAGCACAGTCAAGGGTCGTGCTCTCCTTCCGCTCGCCGTGCGCGGCAACTGGGTGGCCGTGCTGGACCAGCCCGACTCGCCCCGCCATGTCACCCTCATCCTCCTGGCCTCCGGCGGTAGCCGTGCCGACGACGACATCGCACGCGTCCAGCAGGACGCCGCCGATCGACTCGCCTCGCGCCTCGCGCTCGTCGCGCCCACGGGGACATCGGCGCCCGCCGCGGAGGCCGCTCCCCCCGCGGCGGCGGGCTTCGGCACGGCCGACAGCGATGCGGCTGCGCCGGGCAGCGTCTTCGGGTCCGGCAGTGACCCGGGGGCAGGCGGTGTCGGCTCCTCCTCCACCTTCGGCAGCTTCGGCAGCTTCGGCGGATCAGACGACGCCCCGCCGCCGCCAGGTGAGCCACGCTCCCCGTTCTGA